GCCAGTGCACCGGCTGTTGCCCCAAGTAATCGAATGGTTCCCGCGAAACCGAAGCCACGGAACCAATCCGCATTTGTCACTTCACCGGCGTAAACGTCATTTTGGGCAGTTTCATGGCGTTATCGATCACCTTGATTTCCAGCCGCAGAATTTCCTCTTCCGCCTTGGCGTCGATTTTCTCGGGATCGTCGCCCGGCTTGTGGTAATCCGGGTGACCGCCGGTATGGAAAAACAGCACGGGAATCTGTTTGGCGTAGAAAGCCGCATTGTCGGAGCCACCGTTTCCGGCCCGGTCGGTAAAGAATTTAATGCCCGCCGTCACGTCTTTGAACACGTCCGGCCAGGCGTCGGCGGTGCCGTAACCCCCGATACCCACGCCCCGGTTTGGGTCATACCGGCCAATCATGTCCATGCAAATCATGAAATTCAGCCGGTCCAGCGGCAGCGTCGGGTGGTTCAGAAAGTGCCGCGAACCCAGCAAACCGAGTTCTTCCGCGCCAAACCCCATAAACAGGATGTTGTACGGTTCTTTCACGCCATTGTTGGCGTAATACTGGGCCAGTTCCAGCAACCCGGCCACGCCCGAAGCATTGTCGTCGGCGCCGTTGTGAATCTGCCCCTGTGCGTTTTCCGCCAGCGAACTGCCCTGATTGCCCGTGCCCAGGTGATCGTAGTGAGCACCGATCAAGATGGTGTTGGTGGCGCCGTTGTCCAGAAACCCGATGACGTTGGCGGCTTTGCGCACGCTGTCGGTCACCACCACCCGCCGGACCCGGGCCGTAAAGTGCTGGTAGTAGCCATCGTCGCCCAGCGGTTTCAGGCCGTATTTTCGGAAATGCCGGGCGATGTAGGTAGCCGCTTTGGCATTTTCGCGGCTGCCCGTTCCCCGCCCTTTCATTTTATCGGAAGCGAGTTTTTCAATGTGTTTTTGAATGCGGTCGGCCGAGGGTTCCTGCGCCAGAAGCGGGGCCGTCAGAAAAAGTAAAAAGGCAAGCAAGCGGTAGTTCATGCCCGCAAAAGTAACGGATTTTGGCGGTTCCGAAACCGTGGTCAGGGGCCGATGATATTCGGAAACATTTTTGCAACTTTGCCCTTACGGGCATCCAGGGTGCCACTCATCAGCAATTTCTTCCTCTTCAGCCTCATGCGCATTCTGACAGCATTCCTTTTGGCGGTCCTTTTTCACGGCTTTACCCAGGCGCAAACGGCGTCGAAACCCAAGCTGGTGGTTACGCCCCTTAACGACCAGGTGCTCGTTCATACGACCTACGGGGTTTACCAGAACAACAGCATTCCTTCCAACGGACTAATTATCAAAACGAAAGACGGCATTGTCCTGGTGGACACGGGTTGGGACAGCGACGGCAATACCGACAACACCCGGCAACTGCTCCAGTGGGTGGCCGACAACCTGCATCAACCCGTCCGGCTTTGCATTGTCACGCACGCCCACGAAGACCGCATCGGCGGGGTCAGCGAATTGCGAAAAGCGGGGGTCCGGGTGGTTGGTACCCCGTTGACGGCTCAGAAAACCGTTAAGCTGGGTTACGAAGCGCCCGAAGGCAGCCTACCAAACGATACGACTTTCACGATCGGGCAGGAACCGATTCGCTGTTATTTTCCGGGCGAAGGGCACACCAGCGACAACATTGTGGTCTGGCTACCCAGGCAGAAGATTCTGCACGGCGGCTGTTTTGTCAAAAGTGTGGCGGCTTTCGGCATGGGCAACGTCGCCGACGCCAACCTGAAGGCGTGGTCTACCTCCATCCGCAACGTGATGCAGCAGTTCGGTACGGCGACGATTGTGGTGCCCGGTCACGAGGAATGGAGCGACACCAAGGCGCTGGAGCACACGCTGCGGTTACTGGAGAAGCATGGTGCAAAGCAACAGCGGTGAGAAAGCGGAGCTTTTGTTTACAGAACGCTGAGTATTAAAGTTTAATCGATAGCTCTAAATGCCCGCCCAAACCGCTTTCAACAATTTTTTGAAGCGTTGAAAGGCGAACCTCTTTTACGTTGTTCTCGATTTTTGAAATGTAAGACTTTGTCGTTCCCACTTTTTCGGCAAGCTGCTCTTGAGTCAATCCTTTTGCAAGCCGAGCTTCGTGAAGTAATGCACCAATTTTGAAGTTCTCGTAACCTGCTTCGAGGGCCTCCCGTTTTGCCGTACCCCGCTGACCGTAGTGCTGATCCTTAAACTGTTCCAGCGTGGTAAAATTATTTTCTTCCGTCTTCATATTCTTCCTTTATGTTGAGTGCTTTCTCAATTTCTTGTTTTGGAGTCTTTTGCGCTTTCTTTTGAAAACCGTTTGCCAAAACCACCAATTTTCCTTGATCGAAGAAGCAAAAGATTCGGAAAATATCACTACCTACCTGAACCCGAATTTCAAAAAGTCCATCCGTATTTTCGATGTGCTTGAGGTATGTTTCCGGAACTCGTGGGAGATCTTCGATCAGCTCCAGTGTCCAGATGATCTTCTCTTTCACTTTGTCCCGCTGCTTTACGAAGAACTCCTGAAAGAAATCCCTGTAAAAAATAATGGTCCGGTGCTTCTGATTTTCACTCACAAAGCAAATATACGAAAGTTGTCCTTAAGGGCAACTTTTAAGTAGCTCCTTTGAACTGGCTAAAATCAAGCAAATTGTTACTCTTGTAAGATTAGCCAATTTGCTCGTGATACCATCAAATAAAGAAGCCACCGCAGTTTTCCAACCACGGTGGCTTCTTCACTCAAAACCGTATCTCAACTTACTTCTCAAACGCCACCCAGCTCAGGGCGCCGATGTTCTGGGCTTTCGGGTCGTCTTTCAGGAAAACGAAGTAGAGGTCCTGCTTGCCGCCGGGGTTCTGAATCGGGGCGGTTAGCTCGGTGGTTTTGTTCCAGGCACCGGTGGCCGTGTAGTTCACCGTGCTGATCACCGGCCCTTTCAGCGACCCCGTCCGCACCTCAATCGTGCCGTCCTGGTCTTTCGACGCAATCTCGTAGGTCAGCTTCTGGATGCCTTTCAAATCCACCCCCTTCAGCACAAAATACGCCTTGTTGCGGGTGGCCGCCAGCCGTCCGCGCTGACGGTTCATGTTGTACACCTCGTCGGCTTCCCCCGCCGACACTTTGGCCGGACGCAAAATCAGGCTCTGGCTGCTGGTCAGGGGCGTAATGGCCCCGCCCCGGTCGGTGTACGACGCCGACAGAATGTAGCGGCCCGTCTGCTCCTTGCCCACGTGCTCCTTCAACACCGTTGCGCCCTGCTGCGGCAAGGTCACGTCCGGCTGCTGCATCGACAGTGCCAGCACGTACTTCACAATTTCGGTGGCGTCTTCCTTCGACAACTGCGGGTGGGCATTCATGGCGTGTTCTCCCCAGACACCGCCCCCGCCGGTAATCACCTTGTTGGCCAGCCGCGCCACCGCGCCCTTGTCGCCCCGGTATTTTTTGGAAACTTCCATAAACGCCGGTCCAACCGATTTGCCGTTGATCTGGTGGCAGGCTTTGCAGTCGCTGCCCTGCATCAGACTCTTGCCCAGGTTGAAGGTGCTCGTAATCTGCTGGTGGCCCACCAGCGGCTCGTTACCGGCCACTTTCGGGATGTAATTCAGGGCCACTTTGACCTTCTTCTTATCAATCGTTTTATCTTCGTTGTCGGTCACGTTCACCGTGTATCTGAACGGCGTCTGATCGGCGAAGAAGAACGTGCTGTTGTCGGTTGTGGCGATGGCCACCTGCGGCAGTGTGTTTCCAACTTTGATTTCCAGCGTGTCCACGGAACTGGCTCCCGTTGGGTCGGTTACCTTCAGCGTGACGTGGTAAATACCGTTCTTCTGGAACGTATAGGTCGGATTGGCCTCGGTCGAACCAATCTGAGCCCCTTCAAACCGCCATTCGTAACTCAGTTTGTCGTCCTCGTCAAAATCGTAGCTCTGGCGACTGTTGAAAGCCACTTTCAACGGAGCCAGACCGATGGTATCCCGCGCCATGACCCGGGCGACGGGCGCGCGGTTGCCGGGGTTGTATTCGATCTTGACCAGCCGCGCATCGTCGTTGTCAATGCCGTACACCGACCCGTATTCCAGCATGTAAATCTCGCCTTTCGGCCCAATTTCCATGTCAACCGGACGGCGGAAATCCCCGCGGGCGGGCATGAAGGCTTCCATCCGTTTGTAGTTCTGGTTTTCGTCCAGCCGCACCGCATAGACCCAGTTCCGCATCCAGTCGTACATGAACAGCGCCTTGTCGTAGTACTGCGGCAGTTTCACGTCCGATTGCAGGTTCGCGTTGAAGTGGTACACCGGACCACCCATGGCGCACCGACCGCCCGTTCCCAGTTCCGGAAACTCCGTCGATTTGCTGTACGGGTACCAGACCATCGCCTTCGTCACTGGCGGCAGATTTTTCAGCCCGGTGTTGTTCGGCGAATTATTGACCGGTGCGTTCGGGTCGAACTCCGCGCCCACGGCTTTGGTCGCAAAATCGTAGGCTTTGTACGGTTTGCTGTCACCGACGAAAAACGGCCAGCCGAAATTCCCGGCTTTTTTAGCCTGGTTGAATTCGTCGTAACCGCGCGGTCCCTGGGGGCCGTCGGTACCCGAATCCGGGCCAATTTCGCCCCAATACACCACCGACGTTTCCGGATCGACCGAAATCCGGTACGGGTTCCGGCAGCCCATCACGTAGATTTCGGGCCGCGTTCCGGCCGTACCTTTCGGGAACAGGTTGCCGTCAGGAATGGTGTACGAACCGTCGGGTTCAACGTGAATGCGCAGGATTTTGCCCCGCAGATCGTTCGTGTTTCCCGCCGAACGGGCCGCATCAAACGTCAGCCGCCCGGCCTGCCAGTCGGTTGGTGAAAAGCCGCTCGACTCAAACGGCACGGTATTGTCGCCCGTCGAAATAAACAGGTTGCCGTGCTTGTCCCAGGCCATCGACCCGCCGGTGTGCGCGCTCACTTCCAGATCAATCGGAAACTCAATGATGGATTTCTCCGACTTGAGGTCCAGCGTGCCGTCGTCATTCATCACAAA
This Larkinella insperata DNA region includes the following protein-coding sequences:
- a CDS encoding M20/M25/M40 family metallo-hydrolase, giving the protein MNYRLLAFLLFLTAPLLAQEPSADRIQKHIEKLASDKMKGRGTGSRENAKAATYIARHFRKYGLKPLGDDGYYQHFTARVRRVVVTDSVRKAANVIGFLDNGATNTILIGAHYDHLGTGNQGSSLAENAQGQIHNGADDNASGVAGLLELAQYYANNGVKEPYNILFMGFGAEELGLLGSRHFLNHPTLPLDRLNFMICMDMIGRYDPNRGVGIGGYGTADAWPDVFKDVTAGIKFFTDRAGNGGSDNAAFYAKQIPVLFFHTGGHPDYHKPGDDPEKIDAKAEEEILRLEIKVIDNAMKLPKMTFTPVK
- the bla gene encoding subclass B1 metallo-beta-lactamase; this encodes MRILTAFLLAVLFHGFTQAQTASKPKLVVTPLNDQVLVHTTYGVYQNNSIPSNGLIIKTKDGIVLVDTGWDSDGNTDNTRQLLQWVADNLHQPVRLCIVTHAHEDRIGGVSELRKAGVRVVGTPLTAQKTVKLGYEAPEGSLPNDTTFTIGQEPIRCYFPGEGHTSDNIVVWLPRQKILHGGCFVKSVAAFGMGNVADANLKAWSTSIRNVMQQFGTATIVVPGHEEWSDTKALEHTLRLLEKHGAKQQR
- a CDS encoding helix-turn-helix domain-containing protein, with the protein product MKTEENNFTTLEQFKDQHYGQRGTAKREALEAGYENFKIGALLHEARLAKGLTQEQLAEKVGTTKSYISKIENNVKEVRLSTLQKIVESGLGGHLELSIKL
- a CDS encoding type II toxin-antitoxin system RelE/ParE family toxin — translated: MSENQKHRTIIFYRDFFQEFFVKQRDKVKEKIIWTLELIEDLPRVPETYLKHIENTDGLFEIRVQVGSDIFRIFCFFDQGKLVVLANGFQKKAQKTPKQEIEKALNIKEEYEDGRK
- a CDS encoding ThuA domain-containing protein is translated as MLTSTKTRTIATALLVTAATAWSFYGCKSPRAATGQNQNQAAAQTVAAAPAPAPKTPRILVFSRTKGFYHESIPTGIAALQKMGQENGFRVDTTKSGAYFVEDSLKNYSAVVFLSTTGNVLNADQQVAFERYIQAGGGYMGIHAAADTEYDWPWYNKLAGAYFLHHPKQQKAAIDVVDKNHPSTSFLPDRWERFDELYSYKSINPDVKVLAKLDETTYEGGRNGDNHPFVWYHEFDGGRAFYTGGGHTHESFSEPLFVQHLLGGLKYVMGDNKDLDYSKSYAVKTPDETRFVKTVLSNDLNEPMELAVAPDGRVFMVERPGKFYMYDPKTKSTKLVYDFPVKAVEKYLNGLLGMTIDPNFAKNHYLYFFYTIQDGEQTKQRIGRFVMNDDGTLDLKSEKSIIEFPIDLEVSAHTGGSMAWDKHGNLFISTGDNTVPFESSGFSPTDWQAGRLTFDAARSAGNTNDLRGKILRIHVEPDGSYTIPDGNLFPKGTAGTRPEIYVMGCRNPYRISVDPETSVVYWGEIGPDSGTDGPQGPRGYDEFNQAKKAGNFGWPFFVGDSKPYKAYDFATKAVGAEFDPNAPVNNSPNNTGLKNLPPVTKAMVWYPYSKSTEFPELGTGGRCAMGGPVYHFNANLQSDVKLPQYYDKALFMYDWMRNWVYAVRLDENQNYKRMEAFMPARGDFRRPVDMEIGPKGEIYMLEYGSVYGIDNDDARLVKIEYNPGNRAPVARVMARDTIGLAPLKVAFNSRQSYDFDEDDKLSYEWRFEGAQIGSTEANPTYTFQKNGIYHVTLKVTDPTGASSVDTLEIKVGNTLPQVAIATTDNSTFFFADQTPFRYTVNVTDNEDKTIDKKKVKVALNYIPKVAGNEPLVGHQQITSTFNLGKSLMQGSDCKACHQINGKSVGPAFMEVSKKYRGDKGAVARLANKVITGGGGVWGEHAMNAHPQLSKEDATEIVKYVLALSMQQPDVTLPQQGATVLKEHVGKEQTGRYILSASYTDRGGAITPLTSSQSLILRPAKVSAGEADEVYNMNRQRGRLAATRNKAYFVLKGVDLKGIQKLTYEIASKDQDGTIEVRTGSLKGPVISTVNYTATGAWNKTTELTAPIQNPGGKQDLYFVFLKDDPKAQNIGALSWVAFEK